One genomic window of Candidatus Eisenbacteria bacterium includes the following:
- a CDS encoding glycosyltransferase family 4 protein: protein MRVVFLTSRMPFPPEGGDRFRVHHLIRTAAEAGHEVHLVTFDCGERMPEDIRPLTRLLASIRIVRLPRIVSTFRSAQALTSGVPLQAAYYRSSRMRQRVGEALRGARPDVVVTHLFRMAPYALDRMASHRARWILDLTDVISAGIERSLPYRSGPDLWLYREERRRIERYEALIAPRFDECWVISEAERAMLRRIAPTASIAVVPNGLATLPAAATPIVRNGNGAQGATGRDPARLLFLGFHEVFHNRDAVRFLVQEILPRVRAAVPEATLDLAGKGAEGLGSWARGPGVNRVGYVPRLEDAFDRAAVFVAPHRFAAGVQNKVVHALATGTPVVTTPAVRDGLMPVPEGVL, encoded by the coding sequence ATGCGCGTCGTCTTCCTGACCTCCCGCATGCCGTTTCCGCCGGAAGGCGGAGATCGGTTCCGCGTCCACCACCTGATCCGCACCGCCGCCGAAGCCGGTCACGAGGTTCACCTCGTCACGTTCGATTGCGGGGAGCGAATGCCGGAGGACATCCGGCCGCTCACGCGGCTTCTCGCGTCGATCCGGATCGTGCGGCTGCCGCGGATCGTCTCCACGTTTCGCTCGGCGCAAGCGCTGACCTCGGGCGTTCCGCTGCAGGCGGCGTACTACCGCTCGAGCCGCATGCGGCAGCGGGTGGGCGAGGCACTCCGGGGCGCGCGCCCCGACGTGGTGGTGACGCATCTCTTCCGGATGGCGCCCTACGCGCTCGACCGGATGGCGTCGCATCGAGCGCGCTGGATCCTGGATCTCACCGACGTGATCTCCGCCGGTATCGAGCGCTCGCTCCCGTACCGGAGCGGACCGGATCTCTGGCTCTATCGCGAGGAGCGGCGGCGCATCGAGCGCTACGAGGCGCTGATCGCACCGCGGTTCGACGAGTGCTGGGTGATCAGCGAGGCCGAACGCGCGATGCTCCGACGCATCGCGCCCACGGCTTCGATCGCCGTCGTCCCGAACGGGCTCGCGACGCTTCCCGCGGCCGCCACCCCGATCGTCCGGAACGGCAACGGCGCCCAGGGCGCGACCGGCCGCGATCCGGCGAGGCTTCTCTTCCTCGGATTCCACGAGGTCTTCCACAATCGAGACGCGGTTCGATTCCTCGTGCAGGAGATCCTCCCGCGCGTGCGCGCGGCCGTGCCCGAGGCCACCCTCGATCTGGCGGGCAAGGGCGCGGAGGGGCTCGGTTCCTGGGCGCGAGGCCCCGGCGTGAATCGGGTGGGGTACGTGCCGCGGCTCGAGGACGCGTTCGACCGCGCCGCCGTGTTCGTCGCGCCGCACCGGTTCGCGGCGGGCGTGCAGAACAAGGTGGTGCACGCGCTCGCGACGGGGACGCCGGTCGTCACGACCCCCGCGGTGCGTGACGGGCTCATGCCCGTGCCCGAGGGCGTGCTG
- a CDS encoding glycosyltransferase yields the protein MTEPPLVSVLLASRNGSRYLEESLASLEAQSYPAIEIVAVDDGSSDRTSEILAAFARRHSGARLLRTEGIGLAGALAKAANEARGVYLARQDDDDRSHPERIARQVAHLEAHPATAVLGTAATVIDAQGSPIQAYPVPADAASIRRTLLRATPFVHGSVMMRRDAYERAGGYRAAFRASQDFDLWLRMGPDAALVNLPESLYEWRSHPGGVFARARTDQLFYAAAARAFADERRLEGRDSIALLESCPSAERMLERYRHAGRLAFYLGEIHAREGLAREARRYLGRALSDPRSWSRALPWWLLTWGLPLTARGRRARARAA from the coding sequence ATGACGGAACCACCCCTCGTCAGCGTCCTCCTCGCGAGCCGGAACGGGTCTCGATACCTGGAGGAGTCCCTCGCGAGCCTCGAGGCGCAGAGCTACCCCGCGATCGAGATCGTCGCCGTGGACGACGGCTCGAGCGACCGCACGTCCGAGATCCTGGCCGCGTTCGCGCGCCGCCACTCCGGCGCGCGCCTTCTCCGCACGGAGGGGATCGGCCTCGCCGGAGCGCTCGCGAAGGCCGCGAACGAAGCGCGTGGCGTGTATCTCGCGCGGCAGGACGACGACGACCGCTCGCATCCCGAGCGCATCGCGCGTCAGGTCGCGCACCTCGAAGCGCATCCCGCCACCGCCGTGCTCGGCACGGCGGCGACGGTGATCGACGCGCAAGGGAGTCCGATCCAGGCGTATCCGGTCCCGGCGGACGCCGCCTCGATCCGGCGCACGCTGCTCCGGGCGACTCCCTTCGTGCACGGCTCCGTGATGATGCGCCGGGATGCGTACGAGCGCGCGGGCGGCTATCGCGCGGCGTTTCGCGCGTCGCAGGACTTCGATCTCTGGCTCCGCATGGGGCCGGACGCCGCGCTCGTCAACCTTCCGGAATCGCTCTACGAGTGGAGGAGCCACCCGGGCGGAGTCTTCGCCCGCGCCCGCACGGACCAGCTCTTCTACGCCGCCGCCGCGCGCGCGTTCGCGGACGAGCGCCGGCTCGAGGGGCGCGACTCGATCGCGCTCCTCGAATCGTGCCCGTCGGCGGAGCGAATGCTCGAGCGCTACCGGCACGCAGGGCGTCTCGCCTTCTATCTCGGCGAGATCCACGCCCGGGAGGGCCTCGCGCGCGAGGCTCGCCGCTATCTCGGCCGCGCGCTCTCCGATCCGCGTTCGTGGAGCCGGGCGCTTCCGTGGTGGCTCCTCACGTGGGGGCTCCCGCTCACGGCGCGAGGCCGTCGCGCCCGCGCCCGCGCCGCGTGA
- the asnB gene encoding asparagine synthase (glutamine-hydrolyzing), with protein sequence MCGIAGIVSLTERPPDPEWGAILTRALKHRGPDGDGVFSDSRVLLAHTRLAIIDRSEGGRQPMASGSGDHLLIVNGEIYNHAEIRLDLEREGVAFRSRSDTEVLVEALARWGAGALARVKGMFALARYDRRAGTILLARDRLGKKPLLYVRTPEWLAFASEAAALLRLPFVRPRLDPAALCSYARHLYVPAPASMIDGIRKLPPASTLEIPAGAPAGAREGRDPLEPRRYWSIPAWPNGAAVPPRNDEALDRELDDLLVDATRLRTVSDVPIGVFLSGGIDSNTVLSALHRAGHRPIRAFTVGFEGLPDERELARAGAARYADEHTVLDIRADVAEEVPRILRHFGEPLGDSAIVTTYLIAREASRHVTVILNGDGGDELFGGYARYPFARRLDLAATVPGGLRLARRLYAGRDYLDSFFDAVSKREYGRAARRLTSVMTSDQAAAIFTNGAGGAGPDGIGPVADDLTSALFSWDTNAYLPDDLLVKVDLASMAHGLENRSPFLDHRFFERVAPLPPSRRAHPFRTKPILRRLARGRVPDEILRAPKQGFQLPLERWLRGPLAGWLDSLLLDPQATGALYRPGALRSERDRFHSGAADPHAPYRLWGLATLELWAREFHVEIP encoded by the coding sequence ATGTGCGGCATCGCCGGTATCGTCTCCCTCACCGAACGCCCTCCCGATCCGGAGTGGGGCGCGATCCTCACGCGCGCCTTGAAGCACCGGGGTCCCGACGGAGACGGCGTGTTCTCGGATTCCCGTGTCCTCCTCGCGCACACGCGCCTCGCGATCATCGACCGGAGCGAGGGAGGCCGCCAGCCCATGGCCTCGGGATCCGGCGATCACCTGCTGATCGTGAACGGAGAGATCTACAATCACGCGGAGATCCGCCTCGACCTCGAGCGCGAGGGCGTGGCGTTCCGTTCGCGGTCCGACACGGAAGTGCTCGTCGAGGCGCTCGCGAGGTGGGGGGCCGGCGCGCTCGCCCGCGTGAAGGGGATGTTCGCGCTCGCGCGATACGACCGCCGTGCGGGGACGATCCTCCTGGCCCGCGACCGGCTCGGAAAGAAGCCGCTCCTCTACGTGCGCACGCCCGAGTGGCTCGCGTTCGCATCCGAAGCGGCCGCGCTCCTCCGGCTTCCGTTCGTGCGGCCCAGGCTCGACCCCGCGGCGCTCTGCTCCTACGCGCGCCATCTCTACGTCCCCGCGCCCGCGTCGATGATCGACGGAATCCGCAAGCTGCCACCGGCCTCGACGCTCGAGATCCCGGCCGGAGCGCCGGCCGGCGCGCGGGAAGGACGGGATCCGCTCGAGCCCCGCCGCTACTGGTCGATTCCCGCCTGGCCGAACGGCGCCGCGGTGCCTCCGCGGAACGACGAGGCGCTGGACCGCGAGCTCGACGACCTCCTCGTCGACGCGACGCGGCTGCGGACCGTGAGCGACGTGCCGATCGGCGTCTTCCTGAGCGGCGGGATCGACTCGAACACCGTGCTGTCCGCGCTCCATCGCGCGGGGCACCGGCCCATCCGGGCGTTCACGGTGGGATTCGAGGGGCTGCCCGACGAGCGCGAGCTCGCGCGCGCGGGCGCGGCGCGGTACGCGGACGAGCACACCGTCCTCGACATCCGCGCCGACGTGGCCGAGGAGGTGCCGCGCATCCTCCGCCACTTCGGCGAGCCGCTCGGGGACAGCGCCATCGTGACCACCTATCTCATCGCGCGGGAGGCGTCGCGCCACGTGACCGTGATCCTGAACGGGGACGGCGGGGACGAGCTCTTCGGGGGCTACGCGCGCTACCCGTTCGCGCGCCGGCTCGACCTCGCGGCCACGGTTCCGGGAGGGCTCCGCCTGGCGCGCCGCCTGTACGCGGGACGCGACTACCTGGATTCCTTCTTCGACGCGGTCTCGAAGCGCGAGTACGGACGCGCGGCCCGGCGGCTCACGTCCGTGATGACCTCCGATCAGGCGGCCGCGATCTTCACGAACGGCGCCGGCGGCGCCGGTCCGGATGGAATCGGCCCCGTCGCGGACGACCTCACGTCCGCGCTCTTCTCCTGGGACACGAACGCGTACCTTCCCGACGATCTCCTCGTGAAGGTGGATCTCGCGTCCATGGCGCACGGACTCGAGAACCGCTCGCCCTTCCTGGACCATCGGTTCTTCGAGAGGGTCGCGCCGCTCCCGCCGTCGAGGCGCGCGCATCCGTTCCGCACGAAGCCGATCCTGCGCCGGCTCGCGCGAGGGCGCGTCCCGGACGAGATCCTGCGCGCGCCCAAGCAGGGCTTCCAGCTCCCGCTCGAGCGGTGGCTCCGGGGACCGCTCGCGGGCTGGCTCGACTCGCTCCTCCTCGATCCCCAGGCCACGGGGGCGCTCTATCGTCCCGGCGCGCTCCGAAGCGAGCGCGACCGGTTCCACTCGGGCGCGGCGGATCCGCATGCGCCGTACCGGCTCTGGGGGCTCGCCACGCTCGAGCTCTGGGCGCGCGAATTCCACGTGGAGATTCCATGA
- a CDS encoding glycosyltransferase family 4 protein produces the protein MRILLSAGVDLSLPGGLETHVLELSRHLTSRGHEVEILARPGHLPPHRLVAAPAPAGYDILHHHGGPWPESVAGPAHRVRTFHFSVAAKMETYVRMGRLRTLVNPANYRALAEERASLRRAGSWIAVSRALAEDLARLHRVESGRFHVIPNGASFDPPREGRDAWRRKHGIAPDTVVLLTIGRKDYVKGFDLLERVWDEPADLSRDVIWVTVGGGSPSRRERRIVTGPLPHTDVIEWIHAADLGAVPSYYEGGGIALLDMLAGGLYVLTHDVGVASDVVRSGQNGEMLPRTPRAWRQALQRVLRTPPGRIRNSIGDDYRWDEISARVETVYREAIMLHCRPCASSS, from the coding sequence GTGAGAATCCTCCTCTCCGCCGGCGTCGATCTCTCGCTCCCCGGCGGGCTCGAGACCCACGTGCTCGAGCTCTCGCGCCACCTGACGTCGCGCGGGCACGAGGTCGAGATCCTGGCGCGACCGGGCCACCTCCCGCCGCACCGTCTGGTCGCCGCGCCCGCGCCCGCCGGGTACGACATCCTGCACCACCACGGAGGTCCCTGGCCCGAGAGCGTCGCGGGACCGGCCCATCGCGTTCGGACGTTCCACTTCTCCGTGGCGGCCAAGATGGAGACCTACGTTCGCATGGGCCGGCTCCGGACCCTCGTGAATCCGGCCAATTACCGGGCGCTTGCCGAGGAGCGCGCGTCCCTTCGTCGCGCCGGGAGCTGGATCGCGGTCTCCCGGGCGCTCGCGGAAGACCTCGCGCGACTCCATCGGGTCGAATCGGGCCGCTTCCACGTGATCCCGAACGGAGCTTCCTTCGATCCTCCACGCGAGGGCCGGGACGCTTGGCGCCGGAAGCACGGAATCGCGCCCGATACGGTGGTCCTCCTGACCATCGGGAGAAAGGACTACGTGAAGGGGTTCGACCTGTTGGAACGGGTCTGGGACGAGCCGGCCGACCTCTCGCGGGATGTGATCTGGGTCACCGTGGGAGGTGGATCTCCGAGCCGGCGGGAGCGGCGGATCGTGACCGGACCCTTGCCTCACACCGACGTGATCGAGTGGATCCACGCGGCCGACCTCGGCGCGGTGCCTTCCTACTACGAAGGTGGAGGGATCGCGCTCCTGGACATGCTCGCCGGCGGGCTCTACGTGCTCACCCACGACGTGGGCGTGGCGTCCGACGTGGTCCGTTCCGGCCAGAACGGGGAGATGCTCCCCCGAACCCCCCGCGCCTGGCGCCAGGCGCTCCAGCGCGTTCTCCGGACCCCGCCAGGCCGCATCCGGAACTCGATCGGAGACGACTATCGATGGGACGAAATCAGCGCTCGCGTCGAGACGGTGTACCGAGAGGCGATCATGCTACACTGCCGCCCATGCGCGTCGTCTTCCTGA